The proteins below are encoded in one region of Neoasaia chiangmaiensis:
- a CDS encoding TrbC/VirB2 family protein, which translates to MMPPSCLRAIVCAVARPDRYVPDLRVFGTSILLSLAFASSAWASGSSMPWETPLNEILESVQGPVAKIISVIIITVTGLTLAFGETSGGFRRLIQIVFGLSIAFAASSFFLSFFSFSGGALI; encoded by the coding sequence ATGATGCCGCCTTCATGTTTGCGCGCCATCGTGTGCGCTGTCGCACGTCCTGACCGGTATGTGCCGGATCTCCGTGTGTTCGGAACCTCGATACTGCTGTCGCTTGCTTTCGCGTCATCGGCCTGGGCGTCGGGATCCAGCATGCCGTGGGAGACGCCCCTGAACGAGATTCTGGAATCCGTGCAGGGGCCGGTGGCCAAGATCATTTCGGTCATCATCATCACCGTGACCGGTCTGACCCTGGCCTTCGGGGAAACATCCGGCGGGTTCCGTCGCCTGATCCAGATCGTCTTTGGACTCAGCATCGCTTTTGCGGCGTCCAGCTTCTTCCTGTCGTTCTTCTCCTTCTCCGGCGGGGCACTGATCTGA
- a CDS encoding VirB3 family type IV secretion system protein — MAGYDDDAVPGFHVPVHRSLTDPILLGGAPRAVAIANGTLAAAIALGLRLWLIGGAFWIVGHGLAVWGAKRDPLFIEVGRRHLRYPAWLRA; from the coding sequence ATGGCGGGATATGACGATGACGCGGTGCCGGGGTTCCATGTTCCGGTGCATCGGTCGCTGACCGACCCGATCCTGCTGGGTGGCGCGCCCCGTGCCGTCGCCATCGCCAATGGCACGCTGGCGGCAGCGATCGCGCTGGGTCTGCGCCTGTGGCTGATCGGAGGCGCCTTCTGGATCGTGGGCCACGGGCTCGCGGTCTGGGGGGCGAAGCGCGATCCGCTGTTCATTGAGGTCGGACGGCGGCATCTCCGCTATCCCGCCTGGCTCCGGGCTTAA
- the trbE gene encoding conjugal transfer protein TrbE gives MMSLGEYRNRAALLSDFLPWAALVGKGVVLNKDGSFQRTARIRGPDLDSATPAELVGVTGRLNNALRRLGSGWAVFVEAQRMPATLYPESDFPDAASQMVDLERREQFEDEGAHFESRYFLTLVWLPPAESSGRAERFLYEGRERDGPDPHGVLHAFVDRTDRMLALLDGFMPEAAWLDDGETLTYLHSTISARNQRVRVPEIPMHLDALLVDQPLSGGLEPKLGDAYLKTLTITGFPSRTFPGILDELNRLAMPYRWSTRAILLDKTDATKVLTKIRRQWFAKRKSIAAIVREVMTNEASVLVDNDAANKAADADLALQSLGADDVGQAYITATMTVWDGSASIAAEKLRLVEKIIQGRDFTCMAESLNAVEAWLGSLPGHVYANVRQPPVSTLNLAHMIPLSAVWAGPEQDGHFRAAPLFYGRTAGATPFRFSLHVGDVGHTLIAGPTGAGKSVLLALMALQFRRYAGSQIFAFDFGGSMRAATLAMGGDWHDLGGGLTDDDLSGEQGGSVSLQPLAQIDDLDERKWASEWLGQILVGESVTLTPEVKSHLWSALNSLASSPVHERTLSGMVALLQSNALKQAMAPYCLGGPYGRLLDADTERLGDDDVVVFETEGLIGSGAASPVLSYLFHRIEGRLDGRPTLLVIDEGWLVLDDGDFAGQLREWLKTLRKKNASVIFATQSLSDIANSPIAPAVVESCPTRIFLPNERAIEPQIMALYRDFGLNDQQIAIIARAASKREYYCQTQRGNRLFELGLGPVALALCAASGKDDHRLIDSVLAEHGPDGFLPAWFDVRGVSWAADPLREGDVS, from the coding sequence ATGATGTCCCTTGGGGAATATCGCAACCGTGCTGCCCTCCTGTCGGATTTTCTCCCATGGGCCGCGCTGGTCGGAAAAGGCGTTGTCCTGAACAAGGACGGTTCCTTCCAGCGGACGGCCCGTATCCGTGGTCCCGATCTGGACAGTGCCACGCCAGCGGAACTGGTTGGGGTCACCGGCCGACTGAACAATGCCCTGCGCCGTCTGGGCTCGGGCTGGGCCGTGTTCGTGGAAGCACAGCGGATGCCGGCGACGCTCTATCCCGAGAGCGATTTCCCCGACGCGGCCAGCCAGATGGTCGATCTCGAACGCCGGGAGCAGTTCGAGGATGAAGGGGCGCATTTCGAGAGCCGGTATTTCCTGACCCTGGTCTGGCTACCACCGGCGGAATCGTCAGGCCGTGCCGAGCGTTTTCTTTATGAGGGCCGGGAGCGTGACGGGCCGGACCCGCATGGCGTGCTCCATGCATTCGTGGACCGCACGGATCGGATGCTGGCCCTGCTGGACGGGTTCATGCCCGAGGCGGCATGGCTCGATGACGGCGAAACCCTGACTTATCTGCACAGCACGATCTCGGCCCGGAACCAGCGGGTCAGGGTGCCAGAAATTCCCATGCATCTGGACGCCTTGCTGGTGGACCAGCCGCTCTCTGGCGGTCTGGAACCGAAGCTCGGCGATGCGTATCTGAAAACCCTGACCATAACGGGTTTCCCCAGCCGCACCTTTCCCGGAATCCTCGACGAACTGAATCGACTGGCCATGCCCTATCGCTGGTCCACCCGTGCGATCCTGCTGGACAAGACGGACGCCACGAAGGTGCTGACGAAAATCCGTCGGCAATGGTTTGCAAAGCGCAAGAGTATTGCGGCCATTGTCCGGGAAGTGATGACCAACGAGGCCTCGGTCCTCGTGGACAATGATGCCGCCAACAAGGCGGCTGATGCCGACCTCGCCTTGCAGTCGCTGGGCGCGGATGATGTCGGGCAGGCTTACATCACGGCCACGATGACGGTGTGGGATGGCAGCGCCAGCATAGCGGCGGAAAAGCTCCGGCTGGTCGAAAAGATCATCCAGGGGCGCGACTTCACCTGCATGGCGGAAAGCCTCAACGCGGTTGAGGCGTGGCTGGGATCGTTGCCAGGTCATGTCTACGCCAATGTCCGCCAGCCCCCGGTCTCGACCCTGAATCTGGCGCATATGATTCCGCTCTCTGCCGTGTGGGCTGGGCCGGAACAGGATGGGCATTTCAGGGCAGCGCCGCTGTTCTATGGCAGGACGGCGGGTGCCACACCGTTCCGGTTTTCCCTTCATGTCGGCGATGTGGGTCATACGCTGATCGCGGGACCAACGGGTGCTGGCAAATCTGTCCTGCTGGCGCTGATGGCGTTGCAGTTCCGGCGCTATGCGGGATCGCAGATTTTCGCCTTCGATTTTGGCGGGTCGATGCGCGCTGCAACATTGGCAATGGGAGGCGACTGGCACGATCTCGGTGGCGGCTTAACCGATGATGATCTGTCGGGAGAACAGGGTGGCAGTGTATCGCTTCAGCCGCTGGCACAGATTGACGATCTCGACGAGCGCAAATGGGCCAGTGAATGGCTGGGGCAGATCCTTGTCGGTGAGAGCGTAACGCTCACCCCGGAGGTGAAGTCTCACCTCTGGTCAGCCCTGAATTCCCTGGCGTCGTCACCCGTTCATGAACGGACCCTGTCCGGCATGGTCGCACTGCTCCAGTCGAATGCGCTGAAGCAGGCGATGGCGCCCTACTGTCTCGGTGGCCCCTATGGTCGCCTGCTCGACGCTGACACCGAACGTCTGGGAGATGATGATGTCGTGGTCTTCGAGACGGAAGGTCTGATCGGTTCCGGCGCAGCGTCTCCCGTGTTGTCCTATCTGTTTCACCGCATTGAGGGCCGTCTGGATGGCCGGCCGACCCTGCTGGTGATCGACGAGGGCTGGCTGGTGCTGGATGACGGCGATTTCGCCGGCCAGCTCCGGGAGTGGCTGAAAACCCTGCGCAAGAAGAACGCCAGCGTCATCTTCGCCACGCAGTCCCTGTCGGACATCGCCAATTCTCCGATCGCCCCGGCCGTAGTGGAAAGCTGCCCCACGCGCATCTTTCTGCCGAACGAGCGGGCGATCGAGCCTCAGATCATGGCGCTCTATCGGGATTTCGGCCTGAACGACCAGCAGATCGCCATCATCGCCCGCGCGGCATCGAAGCGGGAGTATTACTGTCAGACGCAACGCGGCAATCGCCTGTTCGAACTGGGGCTCGGTCCTGTTGCCCTGGCGCTGTGCGCGGCATCCGGCAAGGACGATCACCGGTTGATCGACAGTGTGCTGGCGGAACACGGGCCAGACGGCTTTCTCCCGGCCTGGTTCGACGTGCGTGGCGTGTCATGGGCTGCGGACCCTCTGCGGGAAGGGGACGTGTCATGA
- the trbJ gene encoding P-type conjugative transfer protein TrbJ produces the protein MMEKLFHIRVKYFRPGRVAVLGAALGFIAPIVPAHAQWAVYDGAAHVQTVLIAARELQQIDNQITSLANQAQMLVNQAKNLALLPLSTLSTLQSTISQTTALLAQAQNIAYSVTLVEQQYQQAYTSISSSMSDSALFSQAQTRWQNSVGGFEDALKLQARVVGNIPSDSSAMTQLVSASQSSAGALQAAQAGNQLLALQSRQLSDVIAVLSANGRAADLERARQAATEAESASQYRHFSQYNAYSPTAISMFGSSGN, from the coding sequence ATGATGGAAAAACTTTTCCATATCCGGGTAAAATATTTCCGTCCCGGACGTGTGGCGGTCCTTGGAGCCGCCCTAGGGTTTATCGCGCCAATCGTGCCCGCCCACGCGCAATGGGCGGTCTACGATGGGGCTGCGCATGTCCAGACCGTGCTGATCGCGGCGCGGGAATTGCAGCAGATCGACAACCAGATCACGTCTCTCGCCAATCAGGCGCAGATGCTGGTCAACCAGGCGAAGAACCTCGCCCTGCTGCCCCTGTCGACATTGTCGACGCTGCAATCGACGATTTCCCAGACGACAGCCTTGCTCGCGCAGGCGCAGAACATCGCTTATTCGGTGACCTTGGTCGAGCAGCAATACCAGCAGGCCTATACGTCGATCTCCTCCTCGATGTCGGACAGCGCCCTGTTCAGCCAGGCACAGACACGGTGGCAGAATTCCGTCGGCGGGTTCGAGGACGCCCTGAAGCTTCAGGCTCGGGTGGTAGGAAACATCCCCAGCGACAGCTCGGCCATGACGCAACTGGTCTCGGCGAGCCAGAGTTCAGCCGGGGCGCTACAGGCGGCACAGGCGGGAAACCAGCTTCTCGCCCTGCAATCCCGCCAGCTCTCGGACGTCATCGCCGTGTTGTCCGCGAATGGCAGGGCCGCCGATCTGGAGCGGGCACGGCAGGCGGCCACCGAGGCGGAAAGTGCGTCGCAGTACCGGCATTTTTCCCAATATAATGCCTATAGCCCGACCGCCATTTCCATGTTCGGCAGCAGCGGGAACTGA
- the trbL gene encoding P-type conjugative transfer protein TrbL, whose translation MATNDVGVIDSFLNTFTTTIDTGFGLVKGNVISLAGTLSVLDIALAGLFWAWAADEDIIQRLVKKTLYIGFFAWIINDFDALSKIVFDSFAALGLKVGGGSLALGDFLRPGRLASTGFTAAQPLLDSVHNLLGPVAFFTNFIQIFVLCLSWLIVLAAFFILAVQLFVALIEFKLTTLAGFILIPFALFNRTAFLAEKVLGNVVSSGVKIMVLAVISAIASVLFRQFTTSYGSDVPTIGQAVSVVLASLAIVGLSIFGGSIANGLISGAPQLGAGAAVGTGMAVGAMGAAAAAGVGAAASGGAAALGATAAAARGGAAIAGAATSAYSAGAAGASGGAGSMAAGIGGMGRAVGGNVANAVKGAASRAGSSLEESYAAGGRWAARGMSGGKEGDETGGSGPFPSGGGGPAGEGGGPTGGGPTGEGPSGGDGGGSGEPPRWAQKMKRRNAAAHAAEAAHVIRSADGGGGSSSIDLSEKE comes from the coding sequence ATGGCGACCAATGACGTCGGCGTTATCGATAGCTTCCTGAACACCTTCACCACCACCATCGATACCGGCTTCGGTCTCGTGAAGGGGAATGTGATCTCGCTGGCGGGCACTCTGTCGGTGCTGGACATTGCGCTGGCTGGCCTGTTCTGGGCGTGGGCGGCGGATGAGGACATCATCCAGCGTCTGGTGAAGAAGACGCTTTATATCGGGTTCTTTGCCTGGATCATCAACGATTTCGATGCGCTCTCGAAGATCGTCTTTGACAGTTTCGCGGCCCTCGGCCTGAAGGTCGGAGGCGGGAGTCTCGCACTGGGTGATTTCCTGCGGCCCGGCCGGCTGGCCTCGACCGGATTTACGGCAGCGCAGCCGCTTCTGGACTCGGTCCACAATCTCCTTGGTCCGGTCGCCTTCTTTACCAACTTCATCCAGATCTTCGTGCTGTGTCTGTCCTGGCTGATCGTGCTGGCAGCCTTTTTCATCCTCGCCGTGCAGCTTTTCGTGGCGCTGATCGAGTTCAAGCTGACCACGCTGGCGGGTTTCATCCTGATCCCCTTCGCCCTGTTCAATCGTACGGCTTTCCTCGCCGAGAAGGTGCTGGGCAATGTCGTCTCCTCGGGTGTGAAGATCATGGTGCTGGCGGTCATTTCCGCCATTGCCTCGGTGCTCTTCAGGCAGTTTACGACGTCCTATGGCAGCGATGTGCCGACCATCGGCCAGGCCGTGTCGGTGGTGCTGGCCTCGTTGGCGATTGTCGGTCTGTCCATTTTTGGCGGCAGCATCGCCAATGGCCTGATCTCCGGCGCTCCCCAGCTTGGGGCCGGTGCGGCCGTCGGTACTGGCATGGCCGTCGGTGCCATGGGTGCTGCTGCGGCGGCCGGTGTCGGGGCTGCTGCCTCCGGTGGTGCCGCAGCCCTCGGTGCGACCGCAGCCGCCGCGCGGGGAGGGGCTGCGATCGCAGGGGCAGCCACTTCCGCCTATTCGGCCGGAGCCGCCGGCGCATCAGGTGGTGCGGGCAGCATGGCTGCTGGGATCGGAGGCATGGGCCGGGCCGTCGGTGGGAATGTCGCGAATGCCGTCAAAGGAGCGGCCTCACGTGCCGGTTCATCCCTCGAAGAAAGCTATGCCGCCGGTGGACGCTGGGCCGCGCGCGGGATGAGCGGTGGCAAGGAAGGTGATGAAACCGGTGGCAGCGGGCCGTTTCCATCAGGTGGGGGTGGTCCTGCCGGAGAAGGGGGTGGCCCCACGGGTGGTGGCCCTACCGGTGAGGGTCCGTCTGGTGGAGATGGTGGCGGTTCCGGCGAACCGCCCCGCTGGGCTCAGAAGATGAAGCGCCGTAACGCCGCCGCCCATGCTGCCGAGGCCGCGCATGTCATTCGCTCCGCCGACGGCGGGGGCGGATCTTCCTCAATCGATCTCTCGGAGAAAGAATGA
- the trbF gene encoding conjugal transfer protein TrbF has translation MFRRSTTRYGTTPEPVTPYQKAAQIWDERIGNARIQAHNWRLMAFGSLFLSAGLGAGLVWQSARGTITPWVVQVDHLGQAQVVAPATASYMPADPQIAWYLAQFVHDVRALSSDPVVVRQNWLRAYDFTTTSGAQALNDYARLNDPFSRIGHEQVEVDIASVIRASPGSFRVAWTERHYRDGAFTGTERWTAIVSVVLRTPRDADHLRRNPLGIFVSAINWSKELGQ, from the coding sequence ATGTTCCGTCGCTCCACCACCCGCTACGGGACCACACCCGAGCCTGTCACGCCCTATCAGAAAGCCGCCCAGATCTGGGACGAGCGTATTGGGAATGCCCGCATCCAGGCCCACAACTGGCGGCTCATGGCCTTTGGTAGCCTGTTCCTGTCAGCGGGGCTCGGGGCCGGGCTGGTCTGGCAGTCCGCGCGCGGCACCATCACGCCGTGGGTGGTGCAGGTGGATCATCTGGGGCAGGCGCAGGTCGTGGCCCCCGCGACAGCGAGCTATATGCCCGCCGATCCGCAGATCGCCTGGTATCTGGCGCAGTTCGTTCATGACGTGCGCGCCCTGTCGTCAGACCCCGTGGTGGTCCGGCAGAACTGGCTGCGCGCCTATGATTTCACCACCACGTCGGGCGCCCAGGCGCTTAACGATTATGCCCGCCTCAATGATCCATTCTCGCGCATCGGGCACGAACAGGTCGAGGTGGACATCGCCTCGGTCATCCGCGCTTCGCCCGGCAGCTTCCGCGTTGCCTGGACGGAACGCCATTACCGCGACGGGGCGTTCACCGGCACCGAACGCTGGACCGCCATCGTCTCCGTCGTTCTGCGCACGCCCCGCGATGCCGATCATCTTCGCCGCAATCCACTCGGGATTTTCGTCTCCGCCATCAACTGGTCGAAGGAGTTGGGTCAATGA
- the trbG gene encoding P-type conjugative transfer protein TrbG, with product MIRMIVRALPLTLLALSACSGQYHQPVIRYDDAVQATRLPDPPKPVRVVEVPQPLPLPGQLKPLLSRRAVHPAPEVADPTARVTQANLAARIQPTRAGFINAVQVYPYSPGALYQVYASPGEITDIMLQQGEKLVGTGPVAAGDTVRWIIGDTESGAGATKRIHILVKPTRPDLTTNLIVNTDRRTYLAELRSTPATYMASVSWDYPEDDLIALHRQDSAAEDEAPVETGLNLDALNFRYAIQPVKGGTPPWLPSRAFDDGHKVYIAFPAGIGQGELPPLFVLGADGGPELVNYRVRQNWMIVDRLFAAAELRLGDKHSEQRVRIVRTDGRRT from the coding sequence ATGATCCGCATGATCGTGCGCGCGTTGCCGCTGACGCTGCTCGCCCTGTCCGCCTGCTCGGGGCAGTATCATCAGCCTGTCATTCGCTACGATGACGCCGTGCAGGCGACACGTCTGCCGGACCCGCCGAAGCCCGTACGGGTGGTGGAGGTGCCACAGCCTCTCCCGTTGCCGGGGCAGCTCAAGCCGTTGCTGTCACGACGCGCGGTCCATCCGGCCCCCGAAGTCGCCGACCCCACAGCGCGTGTGACACAGGCCAATCTGGCGGCCCGCATCCAGCCCACGCGTGCGGGCTTCATTAACGCGGTGCAGGTCTATCCCTACAGCCCCGGTGCTCTCTATCAGGTCTATGCCTCGCCGGGCGAGATCACCGACATCATGCTCCAGCAGGGCGAAAAGCTGGTCGGCACTGGCCCCGTGGCAGCAGGTGACACCGTGCGCTGGATTATTGGCGATACCGAAAGCGGGGCAGGAGCGACGAAACGCATCCATATCCTGGTCAAGCCGACGCGGCCGGACCTCACCACCAACCTAATCGTCAACACGGATCGGCGCACCTATCTGGCGGAACTGCGCTCCACGCCCGCGACCTATATGGCGTCGGTATCGTGGGACTATCCCGAGGATGATCTCATTGCCCTGCACCGGCAGGATAGTGCGGCAGAGGACGAAGCGCCCGTTGAAACGGGTCTCAATCTCGACGCCCTGAATTTTCGTTACGCCATCCAGCCGGTGAAAGGCGGAACACCGCCCTGGCTTCCGAGCCGCGCCTTCGATGACGGTCATAAGGTCTATATCGCTTTCCCGGCCGGGATAGGGCAGGGCGAACTGCCGCCTCTGTTCGTTCTGGGAGCCGATGGCGGTCCGGAACTGGTCAACTATCGCGTGCGACAGAACTGGATGATCGTCGATCGCCTGTTTGCCGCCGCCGAACTCCGACTGGGAGACAAGCATTCCGAGCAGCGGGTGCGCATCGTACGCACCGACGGGCGGCGGACATGA
- a CDS encoding TrbI/VirB10 family protein, which yields MTGEAPTTGGSSTAPIPPPDLRLRAERPRVVRLNRTVVWALGGAGMLAIGLALGYALENSSHKAPPAATQDTDVRPSADGLAGLPSDYVGNGVPKLGPALPGDLGHTILKVQGQGKVASGGEDRRATQEVEAAIASRLFVQTGERDRAGKQATLPAPGAPASQGRASTTAGPQAGNLAFLDGQPDRATTSPDRIALPASPYILQAGTVIAGALNTKISSDLPGQIVGHVTQNVYDSPTGRYLLIPQGSLLFGAYNSGIFFGQQRTQIIWTRLIFPDGESLVLEKLPGGDAIGQSGLSDEVNNHWGQLFKAALVTTLLSVGSEAGTSQSENNLAQAIRSGASNGFSMVGNRLIDRSLNVQPTLTDRPGLPFTVLVGHDLLLKPYRSQGQIR from the coding sequence ATGACTGGGGAGGCTCCGACAACCGGAGGATCTTCCACGGCCCCGATCCCACCGCCCGATCTGCGCCTGCGGGCGGAACGGCCGCGCGTGGTGCGTCTTAACCGCACCGTTGTCTGGGCGCTCGGTGGGGCAGGGATGCTCGCCATTGGTCTCGCACTTGGCTACGCGCTGGAGAACAGCAGCCACAAAGCGCCACCGGCTGCCACCCAGGACACGGATGTGCGCCCGTCGGCTGATGGGCTGGCGGGGCTGCCGTCCGATTATGTCGGCAACGGTGTGCCGAAGCTCGGTCCTGCTCTGCCCGGCGATCTGGGACACACCATTCTGAAGGTGCAGGGGCAGGGGAAAGTCGCATCAGGCGGGGAGGACCGCCGTGCCACGCAGGAGGTCGAAGCGGCGATTGCCAGCCGGCTGTTCGTGCAGACGGGGGAACGTGACCGCGCCGGCAAACAGGCGACGCTGCCCGCACCGGGCGCTCCTGCCTCTCAGGGGCGGGCGTCCACTACGGCCGGACCACAGGCTGGAAACCTCGCCTTTCTGGACGGGCAGCCTGATCGCGCGACGACCAGCCCGGATCGCATTGCGCTGCCTGCCTCGCCCTATATCCTACAGGCCGGTACGGTGATTGCCGGCGCGCTGAACACGAAGATCAGTTCCGATCTGCCGGGCCAGATCGTGGGGCACGTTACGCAGAACGTCTATGACAGCCCGACCGGCCGCTATCTTCTGATCCCCCAGGGGAGCCTGCTGTTCGGGGCCTATAACAGTGGGATTTTCTTCGGGCAGCAGCGCACGCAGATCATCTGGACGCGGCTGATCTTCCCCGATGGCGAGAGCCTCGTGCTGGAGAAGCTGCCTGGTGGCGACGCCATCGGCCAGTCTGGCCTGTCTGATGAGGTGAACAACCACTGGGGGCAGTTGTTCAAAGCCGCTCTGGTCACGACCCTGCTCAGCGTGGGGTCAGAGGCGGGAACCAGCCAGAGCGAAAACAATCTGGCCCAGGCGATCCGCTCCGGCGCCAGCAACGGCTTCTCCATGGTCGGCAACCGCCTGATCGATCGCAGCCTCAACGTCCAGCCAACCCTGACCGACCGGCCGGGGCTGCCGTTCACCGTGCTTGTCGGGCACGACCTGCTACTCAAACCTTATCGGAGCCAAGGACAGATACGATGA
- a CDS encoding DUF2274 domain-containing protein → MTDLKIRELPDEKPVRMTVALPPDIHRDLLAYAALLSGNDGAMDPARLVAPMLRQFMMSDKGFARARRKEKGPSSEK, encoded by the coding sequence ATGACGGACCTGAAAATCCGGGAACTTCCCGATGAGAAGCCGGTCAGAATGACCGTGGCGTTACCCCCCGACATCCATCGCGATCTGCTTGCCTATGCGGCACTTCTTTCCGGCAACGATGGGGCGATGGACCCGGCCCGGCTGGTCGCGCCCATGCTCCGGCAGTTCATGATGTCGGACAAGGGGTTCGCCAGGGCACGGAGAAAGGAAAAAGGACCGTCGTCAGAAAAGTAG
- a CDS encoding LysR family transcriptional regulator — MRRPPFDLWQLLCVRAIAEHGSIHGAARFLNTRQSAVSRSLHNLEERLDVRLFTRSPAGATPTAFGREFIRWSQTILDNVAGMNARARRTGKGENGQISIGIQTCVLPGRLSTFTADFRATHPDIVFRYSEGTGKRLLRRLQRGQIDFAVVTRRNLVPALRVTPLWSDRIVAALPPDHPLATRPEVSWTDLRHGTFLTGRDNAGQDFEALIQRKLGETGIRPKIQRHDIGSNRIVALVQNNEGVALLPASWLPLIRDRHGHDIAITEIRDADGSSHLEFGIVWRPDNENPCARSFARYVEDNRR, encoded by the coding sequence CATGGCGCGGCGCGTTTCCTAAATACCCGACAATCCGCCGTCAGCCGATCCCTGCACAACCTGGAGGAACGGCTTGATGTCCGGCTGTTCACCCGCTCTCCGGCCGGTGCTACACCAACTGCGTTCGGAAGGGAATTCATCCGCTGGAGCCAGACGATCCTGGACAATGTGGCCGGCATGAACGCCCGCGCTCGGCGGACGGGCAAGGGCGAGAATGGCCAGATCTCTATCGGTATCCAGACCTGCGTCCTGCCCGGAAGACTCTCGACCTTCACGGCAGACTTCCGCGCCACTCACCCCGATATCGTCTTTCGCTATTCCGAGGGTACAGGCAAGAGGCTGCTGCGCCGGCTCCAGCGCGGGCAGATCGATTTCGCGGTCGTCACCCGCCGCAACCTGGTCCCTGCGTTACGGGTCACGCCTCTGTGGAGCGACCGCATCGTGGCCGCACTCCCCCCTGATCATCCCCTGGCAACACGACCGGAAGTATCCTGGACAGACCTGCGTCACGGGACGTTCCTCACGGGACGCGACAACGCGGGTCAGGACTTCGAGGCACTCATCCAGCGCAAGCTCGGGGAAACCGGCATCCGCCCAAAGATCCAGCGTCATGATATCGGCAGCAACAGGATCGTCGCACTCGTCCAGAACAACGAAGGCGTCGCCCTGCTTCCCGCCTCGTGGCTACCGCTGATCCGCGATCGGCATGGCCATGACATCGCGATCACGGAAATCCGGGACGCGGATGGCTCCTCCCATCTGGAATTCGGGATCGTCTGGCGGCCAGACAATGAAAATCCCTGCGCCCGGAGCTTCGCCCGATATGTCGAAGACAACAGACGATGA